Proteins from a single region of Phyllopteryx taeniolatus isolate TA_2022b chromosome 10, UOR_Ptae_1.2, whole genome shotgun sequence:
- the slitrk2 gene encoding SLIT and NTRK-like protein 2 has product MLSGVLFLSVLTVTSLSPSETESRKTSVSKDICKVRCACDERENVLNINCENKGFTTVSQFQAPPNKISHLFLNGNFLSRISANEFVNYGNVTSLHLGNNGLQEIRNNAFQGLRLLKRLHLNNNNLEGIKEDTFAGLESMEYLQADYNYISTIEPGAFSKLNKLKVLILNDNLLLSLPPNIFRFVLLTHLDLRGNRLKTLPFAGVLEHIGGIMEIQLEENPWNCTCDLIPLKSWLDTISVFVGDIVCETPFRLHGKDITQLIKQDLCPRRNAGERAQPASDSHFHGALPATHLPGMIAPTRIPKASRPPKMRYRPTPRITKDKHVFGPIMVYQTRSPVPILCPSVCVCTSQNPDSGLNINCQERKLHNISELSPKPSYPKKLYLTGNYLQVIYKTDLTEYSLLELLHLGNNRIAVIQDGAFENLTNLRRLYLNGNYIESLSQSLFAGLQSLQYLYLEYNVIKDILPQTFNALHNLQLLFLNNNLLKSLPDNVFGGTMLTRLNLRNNHFSYLPVKGVLDQLSAFIQIDLQENPWDCTCHIVALKNWMELSSTSVVVNEITCDSPSKHAGRLLRSLRNEAICPEPSEEPPPQNAPPTKAPTLVSSSTESPTPSSSSSFSSVSPTESRIQTPELHPEVPLSVLILGLLIVFILSVCFGAGLFVFVLKRRKGVEHVPTGSNNIDLNSFQVQYGSYNPEPTQDKNSETHVYNYTPPPVGTMCQNPIYIQKDGEQVAYYRNLKELSFGPLNAKKDDIFTRTPGAYTISAVDFMDKSPTSPPEMLYQNIGERPNKELPTAAGTSPFSYNFCTLPKRPCIVPPYEAATAPRHVTNQDRSNKTVLYGTPRKCFGVELPSKNSEHQFLLHAKLKTEPDYLEVLEKQTAMSQL; this is encoded by the coding sequence ATGCTGAGCGGTGTCCTCTTTCTGAGCGTCCTCACGGTCACCAGCCTGTCGCCATCTGAGACGGAGAGCCGCAAAACTTCAGTCTCCAAAGATATCTGCAAGGTCCGGTGCGCCTGCGACGAGAGAGAGAACGTTTTGAATATTAACTGTGAGAATAAAGGATTTACCACTGTCAGCCAGTTCCAGGCACCCCCAAATAAGATCTCACATCTTTTTCTAAATGGGAACTTCCTGTCTCGTATTAGTGCGAATGAATTTGTCAATTATGgcaatgtcacctctctgcaTCTAGGTAATAATGGATTACAGGAGATCAGAAACAACGCTTTTCAGGGTCTCCGCTTATTGAAGAGGTTGCacttgaacaacaacaacctggAGGGGATAAAGGAGGACACATTCGCAGGACTTGAGAGTATGGAGTATTTACAGGCAGATTATAATTATATCAGCACCATTGAACCGGGCGCTTTTAGTAAACTGAACAAGCTTAAAGTGTTGATCCTCAATGATAACCTCCTGTTGTCTTTGCCTCCCAACATTTTCCGCTTTGTGCTCCTTACCCATTTGGATTTACGTGGCAACAGGCTCAAGACTTTGCCCTTTGCAGGGGTATTGGAGCACATTGGCGGAATCATGGAGATCCAGCTGGAAGAAAACCCATGGAATTGTACTTGTGATCTGATTCCTCTAAAGTCCTGGTTGGACACTATTTCTGTCTTTGTGGGGGACATAGTATGTGAGACGCCATTCAGGCTGCACGGTAAAGACATCACCCAGCTCATAAAGCAAGATCTGTGCCCGCGCAGAAATGCTGGTGAGCGTGCACAACCTGCCTCTGACTCTCACTTTCATGGGGCGCTGCCTGCAACACACCTCCCTGGCATGATCGCCCCAACCCGCATCCCTAAAGCATCACGGCCACCTAAAATGCGATACAGACCCACTCCTCGCATCACAAAGGACAAACATGTCTTTGGGCCTATCATGGTTTACCAGACACGCTCCCCTGTGCCTATTTTGTgtcctagtgtgtgtgtgtgcacatcacAAAACCCAGACAGTGGTCTTAACATCAACTGTCAAGAGCGGAAGTTGCATAACATAAGTGAGTTGAGCCCCAAGCCCTCCTACCCAAAGAAACTGTACCTGACCGGTAATTACCTTCAAGTGATCTACAAAACTGATCTAACGGAGTACAGTCTTCTGGAACTGCTTCATTTAGGAAATAACAGGATTGCAGTGATTCAGGATGGTGCATTTGAGAATCTGACAAATCTGAGGCGTCTCTATCTGAATGGGAATTACATTGAGTCACTTTCACAATCACTTTTTGCTGGCCTGCAATCACTCCAGTATCTCTATTTGGAATATAATGTAATCAAAGACATTTTACCACAGACATTCAACGCTTTACATAACCTTCAGCTGCTTTTCCTCAACAATAATCTGCTAAAATCACTGCCTGACAATGTTTTCGGGGGCACCATGCTAACGAGACTCAATTTACGGAATAATCATTTCTCATATCtcccagttaagggtgtacttGACCAGTTATCTGCATTTATCCAGATTGACCTACAGGAGAACCCCTGGGACTGCACCTGTCATATTGTGGCACTCAAAAACTGGATGGAGCTGTCCAGTACCAGTGTAGTGGTTAATGAAATCACTTGTGACTCACCCTCTAAGCATGCGGGTCGCCTGCTGCGCTCACTGCGCAATGAGGCCATCTGTCCTGAGCCAAGCGAGGAGCCCCCGCCTCAAAATGCCCCCCCAACCAAAGCCCCTACATTAGTGAGTTCTAGCACTGAGTCACCAAcaccttcttcttcgtcttctttcAGCTCAGTCAGCCCCACTGAATCCCGAATCCAAACCCCTGAGTTACATCCAGAAGTCCCACTTTCAGTTCTAATTCTAGGGCTTCTTATTGTTTtcattctgtctgtctgttttggAGCAGggctctttgtttttgttctaaaaCGACGCAAAGGGGTGGAACATGTCCCAACAGGCTCTAACAATATAGATCTTAACTCGTTCCAAGTGCAGTATGGCTCCTACAATCCTGAACCAACCCAAGATAAAAATTCTGAAACTCATGTATATAACTACACCCCCCCACCTGTGGGTACAATGTGCCAAAACCCAATTTACATACAGAAAGATGGCGAGCAGGTGGCGTATTACCGAAACCTAAAGGAGCTAAGCTTTGGGCCACTGAATGCAAAGAAGGATGATATTTTCACACGTACCCCAGGAGCTTATACCATCAGTGCAGTGGATTTTATGGATAAATCGCCAACATCGCCTCCTGAGATGTTATATCAAAATATAGGGGAGAGGCCCAACAAGGAGCTTCCCACAGCTGCTGGCACCTCTCCTTTCAGTTACAATTTCTGCACTTTACCCAAAAGACCTTGCATCGTGCCCCCTTACGAGGCTGCCACAGCCCCGCGACATGTCACCAACCAGGACAGGTCGAACAAAACTGTGCTGTATGGAACCCCTAGGAAATGCTTTGGGGTGGAGCTCCCTTCCAAAAACAGTGAGCACCAATTTCTTCTTCACGCAAAGCTAAAAACTGAACCGGACTATCTGGAAGTTCTGGAGAAACAGACTGCTATGAGCCAGCTGTAA